One genomic window of Paenisporosarcina antarctica includes the following:
- a CDS encoding GAF domain-containing protein, with protein MFAKTAYAGDRQQQYEMLSKQLDALLTGEPNVMANLSNASALLNQFFDRINWVGFYMMDGNELVLGPFQGLPACIRIPVGRGVCGSTVTKKETIIVPDVHAFPGHIACDAASQSEIVVPLIKNGEVFGVLDIDSPEKNRFQKEDQQGLEHFVSILMKHI; from the coding sequence ATGTTTGCAAAGACAGCTTATGCTGGAGATAGACAACAACAATATGAAATGTTATCCAAACAATTGGACGCTTTATTAACGGGTGAACCAAATGTAATGGCTAACTTAAGCAACGCTTCAGCCTTGTTGAATCAGTTTTTCGATCGGATCAATTGGGTTGGTTTTTATATGATGGATGGTAATGAACTAGTGTTAGGTCCTTTCCAAGGGTTGCCAGCTTGCATCAGAATACCCGTAGGACGTGGCGTTTGCGGATCTACTGTGACAAAAAAAGAAACTATAATTGTCCCTGATGTCCACGCATTCCCTGGACATATTGCTTGTGACGCTGCTTCTCAATCAGAAATTGTCGTCCCTCTAATCAAAAATGGTGAAGTGTTCGGTGTGCTTGATATCGACAGCCCCGAAAAAAATCGTTTTCAAAAAGAAGATCAACAAGGTCTTGAACATTTTGTTTCTATCTTAATGAAACATATTTAA
- the rpsD gene encoding 30S ribosomal protein S4 — MSRYTGPAWKLSRRLGLSLSGTGKELEKRPYAPGQHGPNQRKKISEYGLQLQEKQKLRHMYGVNERQFRTLFDKAAKMPGKSGENFMILLDTRLDNIVYRLGLSRTRRGARQLVNHGHVMVDGKRVDIPSYRLKAGQEISLREKSQNLDIVNESMEVSNFVPEYLSFDAEKKVGTFVRLPERGELAAEINESLIVEYYSR; from the coding sequence ATGTCTCGTTATACAGGTCCTGCATGGAAACTGTCTCGTCGCCTTGGTCTATCACTAAGCGGCACAGGAAAAGAATTAGAAAAACGTCCTTATGCTCCAGGACAACACGGTCCTAACCAACGTAAAAAAATATCGGAATACGGTTTACAATTACAAGAGAAGCAAAAGCTTCGTCACATGTATGGTGTAAATGAACGTCAATTCCGTACACTTTTCGATAAAGCTGCTAAAATGCCTGGTAAATCTGGTGAGAACTTCATGATTCTTCTTGATACTCGCCTTGACAACATCGTTTACCGTTTAGGTCTTTCACGCACTCGTCGTGGAGCTCGTCAATTAGTAAACCACGGTCACGTTATGGTCGATGGTAAACGCGTTGACATCCCTTCTTACCGTCTTAAAGCAGGTCAAGAGATTTCACTTCGTGAAAAATCTCAAAACCTTGATATCGTTAATGAGTCTATGGAAGTAAGCAACTTTGTTCCTGAATACTTATCTTTCGATGCAGAGAAAAAAGTTGGTACATTTGTACGTCTTCCTGAACGTGGCGAATTAGCTGCAGAAATCAATGAATCATTAATCGTTGAGTACTACTCACGTTAA
- a CDS encoding sugar phosphate isomerase/epimerase family protein — translation MKKIPVAVQMYTLRVESEKDFSGTLKKIAGLGFDGVEFAGYGGMTAKEVKKLLNELGLQAASSHVPLEELENNLHGVIEDQKTLGSNYVVCPYLLPDRRSEEHYHHLISILDEAGEKCRLEGITLLYHHHDFELEMLSDGRMALESILEDTNVDNVKVEFDVYWLKKAGENPVEWINKYKDRTPIIHLKDMTTDEEQFFAELGTGGVDIDAVLNIGEEAGVQWWVVEQDFTRRNPFESIEMSINYLKTKLPHLTKK, via the coding sequence ATGAAGAAAATTCCAGTAGCTGTACAAATGTATACATTGCGAGTGGAAAGCGAGAAAGATTTTTCCGGTACATTAAAAAAAATTGCAGGGCTTGGCTTCGATGGAGTGGAATTTGCAGGATATGGTGGAATGACTGCGAAAGAAGTAAAGAAGCTATTGAATGAACTTGGTCTTCAGGCAGCGTCCAGTCATGTGCCTTTAGAAGAATTGGAAAACAACTTGCACGGGGTTATTGAAGACCAGAAAACGTTAGGAAGTAATTATGTAGTTTGCCCTTATTTATTGCCTGACCGTCGTTCAGAAGAACATTATCATCACCTAATTTCAATATTGGATGAAGCAGGGGAAAAGTGCCGTCTTGAAGGCATTACACTACTTTATCATCACCATGATTTTGAACTAGAGATGCTCTCAGACGGCAGAATGGCACTTGAATCTATTTTAGAAGATACAAACGTTGACAATGTGAAAGTAGAGTTTGATGTGTATTGGCTGAAAAAGGCAGGAGAAAATCCAGTTGAGTGGATTAATAAATATAAAGATAGAACACCGATTATCCACTTGAAGGACATGACGACTGATGAGGAACAATTTTTCGCGGAGCTTGGAACAGGAGGAGTTGATATTGACGCAGTATTGAATATCGGAGAAGAAGCTGGCGTTCAGTGGTGGGTCGTTGAGCAAGACTTTACTCGCCGGAATCCATTTGAAAGCATTGAAATGAGCATAAATTATTTAAAAACAAAACTTCCCCATTTAACGAAGAAATAG
- a CDS encoding cobalamin-binding protein, giving the protein MRLISICPSNTELLAYLGLTDHLVGLDDFSDWPLSVQHLPKLGPDLSIDIDALEALNPDLVLASLSVPGMEKNVNELVARGIPHLVLDPQSLNDIADDLLTVGKACGIGAKAEDIVSMYKSFVSEMKKKASTVKKTPQLYWEWWPKPIFTPGRINWLTEVSEISGGLNVFRDVELASVQTDWDDVLRRNPDYIFLAWVGVRIAKVNTKVVEKRPGFDGLTEEQKSHLYIMEEELYCRPSPRLLEGALKLANILHPDIYGDLKLPQWVTTND; this is encoded by the coding sequence ATGAGACTCATTTCAATATGTCCAAGCAATACAGAATTACTTGCCTATTTAGGCTTGACTGATCATTTAGTTGGGCTCGATGACTTTTCAGATTGGCCCTTGTCTGTTCAACATTTGCCCAAGCTTGGCCCAGATTTGTCGATAGATATCGATGCACTAGAAGCATTAAATCCTGATTTAGTTCTTGCCTCACTTAGTGTTCCTGGAATGGAGAAAAATGTGAATGAATTAGTGGCGCGTGGCATTCCCCATCTAGTGTTAGATCCGCAAAGTTTGAATGATATTGCTGATGATTTATTGACCGTTGGAAAAGCTTGTGGCATAGGTGCTAAAGCTGAAGATATTGTGTCTATGTATAAATCATTTGTTTCTGAGATGAAAAAAAAAGCATCAACTGTGAAGAAAACTCCCCAACTTTACTGGGAGTGGTGGCCTAAACCGATATTTACACCTGGTCGAATTAATTGGTTAACAGAAGTCAGTGAAATTTCTGGCGGACTCAATGTCTTTAGAGACGTGGAACTTGCGAGTGTTCAAACTGATTGGGATGACGTATTACGACGCAATCCAGATTATATATTTTTAGCTTGGGTCGGTGTCAGAATTGCAAAAGTAAATACAAAAGTTGTTGAAAAACGTCCTGGATTCGATGGGTTAACAGAAGAACAAAAAAGCCATTTATATATAATGGAAGAAGAATTGTATTGTCGGCCATCTCCTCGTTTACTAGAAGGTGCTTTAAAACTCGCAAACATATTGCATCCAGATATTTATGGAGATTTAAAGTTGCCTCAATGGGTTACGACAAACGATTGA
- the hisJ gene encoding histidinol-phosphatase HisJ, translating into MKQDAHIHSPFCPHGTKDAFELYIEKAIQHGFTDISFTEHAPAPHGFIDSVPTQDSFLKYNLIEPYIFELQQLKKQYAHDISIKIGLEVDFIEGFEKETTQLLNDIGPSLDDSILSVHFLLFEKNYTCIDFSSQSFINFCEQLGSFESVYTLYYKTVQKSISADLGKYKPKRIGHPTLIHKFQHAHDALIDDHEMIKNTLKLMKDSYYELDVNSAGLAKKYCLEPYPPQRYILIAKEMGIPLVFGSDAHRAEDLHQYYDKVYNDR; encoded by the coding sequence ATGAAACAAGATGCTCATATTCACAGTCCTTTTTGCCCCCATGGAACAAAAGATGCGTTTGAATTATACATAGAAAAAGCCATACAACATGGGTTTACAGATATTTCATTCACTGAACATGCTCCTGCACCTCATGGCTTTATTGATTCAGTTCCAACTCAAGATAGCTTTTTAAAATATAACCTTATTGAGCCTTATATTTTTGAATTACAACAATTAAAAAAACAGTATGCTCATGATATTTCAATAAAAATTGGGTTAGAAGTCGATTTTATTGAAGGATTTGAAAAAGAGACCACTCAATTGTTAAATGATATCGGTCCTTCTTTAGATGATTCGATATTATCGGTTCATTTCCTGCTTTTTGAAAAAAATTATACATGCATTGATTTCTCTTCTCAATCATTTATTAATTTTTGTGAGCAACTAGGCTCTTTTGAAAGCGTCTATACCCTTTATTACAAGACCGTTCAAAAATCTATATCAGCCGATCTTGGGAAATACAAACCTAAGAGAATAGGCCACCCAACACTAATTCACAAATTTCAACATGCACATGATGCACTAATAGATGACCACGAAATGATTAAAAACACATTAAAATTAATGAAAGATAGCTATTATGAACTCGATGTAAATAGTGCTGGATTAGCGAAAAAATACTGTTTGGAGCCCTATCCACCACAACGCTATATTTTAATAGCAAAAGAAATGGGTATCCCTCTTGTTTTTGGATCCGATGCACACAGAGCTGAAGACTTGCATCAATATTATGACAAAGTATATAATGACAGATAA
- the megL gene encoding methionine gamma-lyase, with the protein MGNKFIKKETAVVHKGYDSSQHHDSLSIPLYQTSTFAFSSAEQGERRFAGEETGNIYSRLGNPTVRVVEERMAELENGQSALAFGSGMAAVSAVLIHVTKTGDHILCSRGIYGCTFGLLEIMQEKYNISHSFNAMATEQDIEASIRPETVCIYVETPINPTMEIVDLELVGKIAQKHGLKLIVDNTFSSPFLQNPIDFGADYVLHSATKYINGHGDVIAGVLIGKDVEDMINLRMTVQKDFGGIISPFDAWLLIRGMKTLHVRMDRHSENAEKLVTFLKSEPLVKEISYPFDPSHPQYEIAKKQMKAGGGLVSFNIQGGKEVAQYFMNELELIKIAVSLGDAETLIQHPATMTHSVIPELEREKMGITHSLLRLSVGLEHVDDLMADLKQAFIKVETHFAKTSM; encoded by the coding sequence ATGGGAAATAAATTCATAAAAAAAGAGACTGCAGTTGTTCATAAAGGATACGATTCATCACAGCATCACGATAGTTTATCTATCCCGTTATACCAAACATCTACATTTGCCTTTTCATCGGCCGAACAGGGAGAGAGACGCTTTGCTGGAGAAGAAACTGGTAATATATATTCTCGGTTGGGAAATCCAACCGTTCGAGTAGTAGAAGAGCGCATGGCAGAACTTGAAAATGGCCAAAGTGCGTTAGCATTTGGTTCGGGGATGGCCGCAGTTAGTGCAGTACTTATTCATGTGACTAAAACAGGCGATCATATTCTTTGTTCAAGAGGGATTTACGGTTGTACATTTGGTTTACTAGAAATTATGCAGGAAAAATACAACATATCGCATAGTTTCAACGCCATGGCGACTGAGCAAGATATAGAAGCTTCAATTAGACCGGAAACTGTCTGTATATATGTTGAAACACCAATTAATCCGACAATGGAAATCGTTGATTTAGAACTTGTTGGTAAAATTGCTCAAAAGCATGGATTGAAATTAATTGTAGATAATACTTTTTCTTCTCCGTTTCTCCAAAATCCAATTGACTTTGGAGCTGACTATGTGTTGCACAGCGCAACAAAATATATTAATGGTCACGGTGATGTAATTGCGGGGGTGTTAATAGGTAAAGATGTTGAAGATATGATAAATCTCCGCATGACGGTTCAAAAAGACTTTGGTGGCATTATTTCTCCATTCGATGCTTGGTTACTTATTAGAGGTATGAAAACACTTCATGTTCGCATGGATCGTCATTCGGAAAATGCAGAAAAACTTGTGACATTTTTAAAATCCGAACCACTCGTAAAAGAGATTTCATATCCTTTTGATCCGTCGCATCCGCAATATGAAATTGCTAAAAAACAAATGAAAGCAGGAGGGGGACTCGTTTCATTTAATATACAAGGCGGTAAGGAAGTTGCCCAATATTTTATGAATGAACTGGAATTAATTAAAATTGCCGTCAGTTTAGGGGATGCGGAAACACTTATTCAACATCCGGCAACGATGACACACTCTGTCATTCCTGAATTAGAACGTGAAAAGATGGGAATTACACATTCCCTGCTTCGTCTTTCGGTAGGACTTGAACATGTGGATGATTTAATGGCAGATTTAAAACAAGCATTTATAAAAGTAGAAACGCACTTTGCAAAAACTTCTATGTAA